Proteins encoded by one window of Lathyrus oleraceus cultivar Zhongwan6 chromosome 1, CAAS_Psat_ZW6_1.0, whole genome shotgun sequence:
- the LOC127095961 gene encoding GRF1-interacting factor 1, protein MLSSYPPPFAKLFTPFPGGGFYLAAPIAAKDSLRTAEQCHIETTEFQHQPIVVVVVRGRTRTVKKHGSTSVDVQQHLVQMQPMMEAYYPNNVNTDHIQQYLDENKSLILKIVESQNSGKLTECAESQSRLQRDLTYLAAIADSQPQPPTMPGQYPSSGMMQQGGHYMQPQQAQQMTQQQLMAARSSLLYAQQLQQQHALQSQLGVNSSGTQGLHMMHSEGTNVGGFPNFGRVSTGDGLSGFITNCIIINTNCIFYLI, encoded by the exons ATGTTGAGTTCGTATCCTCCTCCTTTTGCCAAGCTTTTCACGCCGTTCCCTGGAG GTGGATTTTACCTTGCTGCACCAATTGCTGCCAAAGACTCCTTGCGGACCGCTGAACAATGTCACATAGAGACAACAGAATTTCAGCATCAACCAAT tgttgttgttgttgtgagAGGAAGAACCAGAACTGTCAAGAAACATGGGAGCACTAGTGTTGAT GTG CAACAACACCTGGTGCAGATGCAGCCTATGATGGAAGCTTACTATCCCAACAACGTCAACACTGATCATATTCAACAG TACCTGGATGAGAACAAGTCTCTGATCCTCAAGATCGTCGAAAGCCAGAACTCTGGCAAACTCACCGAATGTGCCGA GAGCCAATCAAGGCTTCAGAGAGACCTCACGTACCTAGCTGCAATAGCTGATTCTCAACCCCAACCACCTACCATGCCTGGTCAG TATCCTTCAAGTGGAATGATGCAGCAGGGAGGACACTACATGCAGCCTCAACAAGCTCAACAGATGACACAGCAGCAACTGATGGCTGCGCGTTCTTCTCTATTGTATGCTCAACAACTTCAACAGCAACATGCTTTGCAAAGCCAGCTCGGCGTGAATTCCAGTGGAACTCAAGGTCTTCACATGATGCATAGTGAAGGGACTAATGTAGGAGGTTTTCCGAACTTCGGTCGCGTCTCGACCGGGGACGGTTTGAGTGGTTTTATCACAAACTGTATCATTATCAACACCAATTGCATCTTCTACTTGATCTAA